One genomic region from Pseudomonas hormoni encodes:
- a CDS encoding sugar kinase: protein MPEIDILSFGETMAMFVADQNGDLANVDHFHKRIAGADSNVAIGLSRLGFNVAWLSRVGDDSLGRFVIDTLKKEGIDCSNVAIDAEHPTGFQLKSRTDDGDDPMVEYFRRGSAASHLSPQSIIPELLKARHLHATGIPPALSETARQMSFELMTRMREAGRSVSFDPNLRPGLWASTQQMISEINRLAALADWVLPGLSEGRLLTGFEDPADIAAFYLDQGAEAVAIKLGPHGAYYRTHLDEGFVAGVPVETVVDTVGAGDGFAVGMISALLENHSFADAVKRANWIGSRAVQSRGDMEGLPTRPEMSVEFETAIAGKPAPTVALCRT from the coding sequence ATGCCTGAGATCGATATTCTGTCGTTCGGCGAAACAATGGCGATGTTCGTGGCCGATCAGAACGGCGACCTGGCCAACGTCGACCACTTCCACAAGCGCATTGCCGGGGCCGACAGCAACGTCGCCATCGGGTTGTCGCGACTGGGATTCAACGTGGCGTGGCTGAGCCGGGTCGGCGACGATTCGCTGGGTCGGTTCGTGATCGACACGCTAAAAAAAGAAGGCATCGATTGCAGCAACGTTGCCATCGATGCAGAACACCCGACCGGATTTCAGCTCAAGTCGCGCACCGACGATGGCGATGATCCCATGGTCGAGTACTTCCGGCGCGGATCGGCGGCGAGTCATTTGTCGCCGCAGTCGATCATCCCCGAGCTGCTCAAGGCGCGGCACTTGCACGCCACCGGCATTCCTCCGGCGCTGTCGGAAACGGCGCGGCAGATGTCGTTCGAACTGATGACGCGCATGCGCGAGGCCGGGCGCAGTGTGTCCTTCGATCCGAACCTGCGCCCTGGCCTATGGGCCAGCACGCAACAGATGATCAGCGAAATCAACCGCCTCGCCGCCCTCGCCGACTGGGTGCTGCCGGGTTTGAGCGAAGGTCGTTTGCTGACCGGCTTCGAAGACCCCGCCGATATCGCGGCGTTTTACCTCGACCAGGGCGCCGAAGCCGTGGCGATCAAGCTCGGCCCCCACGGCGCGTATTACCGCACGCATCTGGATGAAGGTTTTGTGGCGGGCGTGCCCGTGGAAACGGTGGTCGACACCGTCGGTGCCGGCGATGGTTTTGCTGTCGGCATGATCAGCGCACTGCTGGAAAACCACAGCTTTGCCGACGCTGTGAAGCGCGCCAACTGGATTGGCAGCCGGGCGGTGCAAAGTCGGGGGGATATGGAGGGGTTGCCGACCCGTCCCGAAATGTCCGTCGAATTCGAAACCGCCATCGCGGGCAAGCCCGCTCCCACAGTGGCTTTGTGTCGAACCTAA
- a CDS encoding MFS transporter, whose translation MKTATLAARRWWYIMPIVFITYSLAYLDRANYGFAAASGMAADLMITPGLSSMLGALFFLGYFFFQVPGAIYAQKHSVKKLIFVSLILWGGLATLTGIVSNAYWLIVIRFMLGVVEAAVMPAMLIYLCHWFTRAERSRANTFLILGNPVTMLWMSVVSGYLVQHYSWRWMFIIEGLPAVLWAFIWWRLADDRPAQAKWLSDQEKHDLESALAAEQVGIKAVKNYAEAFRSPKVIILALQFFCWSIGVYGFVLWLPSILKAGAQMDMVEAGWLSALPYLAAVIGMLLVSWGSDKLQKRKRFVWPPLLIASIAFYGSYALGAEHFWWSYTLLVIAGACMYAPYGPFFAIIPEILPANVAGGAMALINSMGALGSFGGSYLVGYLNSSTGSPGASYLLMSGALMLSVVLTIFLKPGASDRERPSVAVTRPTAAHP comes from the coding sequence ATGAAAACCGCAACGCTCGCCGCCCGCCGCTGGTGGTACATCATGCCCATCGTGTTCATCACCTACAGCCTGGCGTACCTGGACCGCGCCAACTATGGCTTCGCCGCCGCCTCCGGGATGGCCGCCGACCTGATGATCACGCCCGGCCTGTCGTCGATGCTCGGCGCGCTGTTCTTCCTCGGCTACTTTTTCTTCCAGGTGCCGGGGGCGATCTACGCGCAAAAGCACAGCGTGAAGAAGCTGATTTTCGTCAGCCTGATCCTCTGGGGCGGCCTGGCCACCTTGACCGGGATCGTCTCCAACGCCTACTGGCTGATCGTCATTCGTTTCATGCTCGGCGTGGTCGAAGCCGCCGTGATGCCGGCGATGCTTATCTACCTGTGCCACTGGTTCACCCGCGCCGAACGCTCCCGGGCCAACACCTTCCTGATCCTCGGCAACCCGGTGACCATGCTCTGGATGTCGGTGGTGTCGGGTTATCTGGTGCAGCATTACAGCTGGCGCTGGATGTTCATCATCGAAGGTTTGCCGGCAGTGCTCTGGGCGTTTATCTGGTGGCGTCTGGCGGATGATCGTCCGGCCCAGGCCAAGTGGCTCAGCGACCAGGAAAAGCACGATCTGGAAAGCGCCCTCGCCGCCGAACAGGTTGGCATCAAGGCTGTGAAGAACTATGCCGAAGCCTTCCGCTCACCGAAAGTGATCATCCTGGCCCTGCAGTTTTTCTGCTGGAGCATCGGCGTCTACGGTTTCGTGCTGTGGCTGCCGTCGATCCTCAAGGCCGGCGCGCAAATGGACATGGTCGAAGCCGGTTGGCTCTCTGCGCTGCCGTACCTGGCGGCGGTGATCGGCATGCTGCTGGTGTCCTGGGGGTCGGACAAACTGCAAAAGCGTAAACGCTTTGTCTGGCCGCCGCTGTTGATCGCCTCGATTGCGTTCTACGGCTCGTACGCGCTGGGCGCCGAACATTTCTGGTGGTCGTACACCCTGCTGGTGATTGCCGGCGCCTGCATGTACGCGCCTTATGGACCGTTCTTCGCGATCATTCCGGAAATCCTTCCGGCCAACGTCGCCGGTGGCGCTATGGCGTTGATCAACAGCATGGGCGCGCTGGGTTCGTTTGGCGGTTCCTATCTGGTCGGTTATTTGAACAGTTCCACCGGTTCGCCCGGCGCGTCATACCTGCTGATGAGCGGCGCGCTGATGCTGTCGGTGGTGCTGACGATTTTCCTCAAGCCCGGCGCCAGCGACCGGGAGCGTCCCTCGGTTGCGGTCACACGCCCAACCGCCGCCCATCCTTGA
- a CDS encoding 2-hydroxyacid dehydrogenase, translating into MKKQVVLYKKLSPLLMARLHEQTEVTLIDSLDADGLAQLREALPRAQGLLGASLKLDAGLLDLAPNLQAIASVSVGVDNYDIDYLTERRILLSNTPDVLTETTADSGFALILATARRVVELANMVRAGQWTRNIGPAQFGTDVHGKTLGIIGMGRIGEALAQRGHFGFGMPVIYHSHSPKPAVAQRFNAQYRSLPELLQQADFVCLTLPLTTETEGLIGAEQFALMRPETIFINISRGKVVDEAALIEALRSGQIRAAGLDVFEREPLNPDSPLLQLNNVVATPHIGSATHETREAMATCAVDNLLAALAGERPKNLVNVRAWKG; encoded by the coding sequence ATGAAAAAGCAGGTTGTGCTGTACAAGAAACTCTCGCCGCTGCTGATGGCTCGCCTGCATGAGCAGACCGAAGTGACGCTGATCGACAGCCTCGACGCCGATGGGCTCGCGCAGTTGCGTGAAGCGCTGCCCCGCGCCCAGGGCCTGCTGGGCGCCAGCCTGAAACTGGACGCCGGGTTGCTGGATCTGGCGCCGAATCTGCAAGCCATCGCCAGCGTGTCCGTGGGCGTCGACAACTACGACATCGACTACCTGACCGAGCGGCGTATCCTGCTCAGCAACACCCCGGACGTGCTCACCGAAACCACCGCCGACAGCGGTTTCGCGCTGATTCTGGCGACGGCCCGGCGGGTGGTGGAACTGGCGAACATGGTTCGCGCCGGCCAGTGGACACGCAACATCGGCCCCGCGCAGTTCGGCACTGATGTGCACGGTAAAACCCTGGGCATCATCGGCATGGGGCGGATTGGCGAAGCGTTGGCCCAGCGTGGGCATTTCGGTTTCGGCATGCCGGTGATCTATCACAGCCACTCGCCGAAACCGGCGGTGGCGCAGCGCTTCAATGCGCAGTACCGAAGCTTGCCGGAGCTGTTGCAACAGGCCGATTTCGTTTGCCTGACGTTGCCGCTGACCACTGAAACCGAAGGATTGATCGGCGCGGAGCAATTTGCGCTGATGCGTCCGGAGACGATCTTCATCAATATTTCACGGGGCAAAGTCGTGGACGAAGCTGCGCTGATCGAGGCCTTGCGTTCGGGGCAGATTCGCGCCGCGGGGCTGGATGTGTTCGAGCGTGAACCGTTGAATCCTGACTCGCCGCTGTTGCAGTTGAACAATGTGGTGGCGACGCCGCACATTGGCTCGGCGACTCATGAGACGCGAGAAGCGATGGCCACCTGTGCGGTGGACAATCTGTTGGCAGCGCTGGCGGGTGAGCGGCCGAAGAATCTGGTGAATGTGCGGGCGTGGAAGGGCTGA
- a CDS encoding pyridoxal phosphate-dependent aminotransferase, with product MRYSALTQRIAGDGAAAWQIHYRALELREQGVDVLLLSVGDPDFDTPRPIVQACIDSLLAGDTHYAEVRGSRGLRDSIVSRHRRRSGQTVDVDEVIVMPGAQCGVYSVVQCLLDPGDEVIVAEPMYVTYEGVFGACGAKVVPVAVRPENGFRVDPADVAALITPKTRAILLNSPNNPSGASLPLMIWQELASLCIRHNLWLISDEVYSDLLYEGEHISPASLPGMAERTATIDSLSKSHAMSGWRVGWVMGPKTLIDHLEHLSLCMLFGIPDFVQNAAQVALDGNLPEVAMMREEYRRRRDLVCASLNACPGLRAVRPDGGMFVMVDVRQTGLSAQHFAERLLEGYGVSVLAGEAFGPSAAGHIRIGLVVDRPKLADACRRIALCAGDLLEARRA from the coding sequence ATGCGCTATTCAGCCTTGACCCAACGAATCGCCGGCGACGGCGCTGCGGCCTGGCAAATTCATTACCGAGCATTGGAGTTACGAGAACAAGGCGTCGATGTGTTGCTGCTGTCGGTGGGCGATCCGGACTTCGATACGCCGCGACCCATCGTTCAGGCGTGCATCGACAGCCTGTTGGCCGGCGACACCCATTACGCAGAAGTGCGCGGCAGTCGCGGGCTGCGCGACAGCATCGTCAGCCGTCATCGGCGGCGCAGTGGGCAGACGGTGGATGTCGATGAAGTGATCGTGATGCCCGGCGCGCAATGCGGGGTGTATTCGGTCGTGCAATGCCTGCTCGACCCGGGCGATGAAGTGATCGTCGCCGAACCCATGTACGTGACCTATGAAGGGGTGTTCGGCGCCTGCGGGGCCAAGGTGGTGCCGGTGGCGGTGCGCCCGGAGAACGGCTTTCGGGTTGATCCGGCGGATGTCGCGGCGCTGATCACACCGAAAACCCGCGCCATTTTGCTCAACAGTCCCAACAATCCTTCCGGCGCCAGTTTGCCGCTGATGATCTGGCAAGAGCTGGCGTCGCTGTGTATTCGGCACAACCTGTGGCTGATCAGCGACGAGGTCTACAGCGATTTGTTGTACGAAGGCGAGCACATCAGCCCGGCCAGCCTGCCGGGCATGGCTGAGCGCACCGCGACGATCGACAGCCTGTCCAAATCCCACGCCATGAGCGGCTGGCGAGTGGGCTGGGTGATGGGGCCGAAAACCTTGATCGACCACCTGGAACATCTGTCGTTGTGCATGCTGTTCGGCATTCCGGATTTTGTGCAGAACGCGGCGCAAGTCGCGCTGGACGGGAATCTGCCGGAAGTGGCAATGATGCGCGAGGAATATCGCCGGCGTCGCGACCTGGTGTGCGCGAGCCTGAACGCGTGTCCGGGTTTGCGGGCGGTGCGGCCAGATGGCGGAATGTTCGTGATGGTCGATGTACGTCAGACCGGGCTGTCTGCCCAGCACTTCGCCGAGCGATTGCTAGAGGGCTATGGTGTGTCAGTGCTGGCCGGCGAAGCGTTCGGTCCCAGCGCGGCGGGGCACATTCGCATCGGTTTGGTGGTGGATCGTCCAAAACTGGCGGATGCGTGTCGGCGGATTGCGTTGTGTGCGGGTGATCTTCTTGAGGCTCGGCGGGCCTGA
- a CDS encoding methyl-accepting chemotaxis protein: protein MSLRNLNIAPRAFLGFAFIALLVMVLGVFAVNRMSVIRQASIDMGSTQLPSVGFLGNVTENILRMRILSFRILVNREPASLQEAETRIGVLNDKARKAQASYAALPAGPDEAALYKVFSATLDNYMQAQREMMDLSRQNKLDEMRTLINTRIKDGTDQMGEQLNRLVTYNTEGAKAAGLVAEDNYNTAVNGIIGVSVVAALMTVLLAWLLTRSIVTPLNRAVQAAETIAGGNLTKAIEIDGKDEPARLLGALSAMQGNLRKTIEQIAGSATQLGAAAEELSAVTEEASRGLQQQNNEIEQAATAVNEMTAAVEEVARNAVSTSEASNQSTQAAREGRDRVVETVDAIQTMTHDVQNTSLMIEGLATQGRDIGKVLDVIRAIAEQTNLLALNAAIEAARAGEAGRGFAVVADEVRALAHRTAQSTQEIEKMVAGIQNGTGEAVSSMQQSNQRTQSTLEMARAAGIALEQITQSIHLINERNLVIASASEEQAQVSREVDRNLVNIRDLATQSAAGANQTSAATHELSRLAVDLNAMVARFVI, encoded by the coding sequence ATGTCCTTGCGTAATCTGAATATCGCGCCTCGAGCTTTCCTGGGTTTCGCCTTCATCGCCTTGCTGGTAATGGTGCTGGGTGTGTTTGCGGTCAACCGCATGTCGGTCATTCGCCAGGCCTCGATCGACATGGGCAGCACCCAACTGCCCAGCGTCGGCTTCCTGGGCAATGTCACCGAAAATATCCTGCGCATGCGCATTCTGTCGTTCCGCATTCTGGTCAACCGCGAGCCGGCCAGTCTGCAGGAAGCTGAAACCCGTATCGGCGTGCTGAACGACAAGGCACGCAAGGCCCAGGCCAGCTACGCCGCATTGCCGGCGGGCCCGGACGAAGCGGCGCTGTATAAGGTGTTCAGCGCGACCCTGGACAATTACATGCAAGCCCAGCGCGAAATGATGGACCTGTCGCGCCAGAACAAACTGGACGAGATGCGCACCCTGATCAACACACGGATCAAGGACGGCACCGACCAGATGGGCGAACAGCTCAATCGACTGGTGACGTACAACACCGAGGGCGCCAAAGCAGCAGGGCTCGTAGCCGAAGACAACTACAACACCGCCGTGAACGGAATCATCGGGGTGTCAGTGGTGGCGGCGCTCATGACCGTGCTGCTGGCCTGGCTGCTGACCCGCAGCATCGTCACGCCATTGAACCGTGCAGTGCAGGCAGCGGAAACCATCGCCGGCGGTAACTTGACCAAGGCCATTGAAATCGATGGCAAGGACGAACCGGCCCGCCTGCTCGGCGCCTTGTCCGCCATGCAAGGCAACCTGCGCAAAACCATCGAGCAGATCGCCGGCTCCGCCACGCAACTGGGCGCCGCCGCCGAAGAACTCAGCGCCGTGACCGAAGAAGCGTCCCGCGGCCTGCAACAGCAAAACAACGAAATCGAACAGGCCGCCACCGCCGTCAACGAAATGACCGCGGCCGTGGAAGAAGTGGCGCGCAACGCGGTATCGACTTCCGAAGCTTCGAACCAGTCGACCCAGGCCGCTCGAGAAGGTCGCGACCGCGTGGTGGAAACCGTCGACGCGATCCAGACCATGACCCATGACGTGCAAAACACCTCGCTGATGATCGAAGGCCTCGCGACGCAGGGCCGGGATATCGGCAAGGTGCTGGATGTGATCCGTGCCATCGCCGAACAGACCAACCTGCTGGCCCTGAACGCGGCGATCGAAGCGGCCCGCGCCGGTGAAGCCGGGCGTGGTTTTGCGGTGGTGGCGGACGAGGTCCGGGCGTTGGCGCATCGCACTGCGCAATCGACTCAGGAAATCGAGAAGATGGTCGCCGGCATTCAGAACGGCACGGGCGAGGCGGTGTCGTCGATGCAGCAAAGCAATCAGCGCACCCAAAGTACCCTTGAAATGGCCCGCGCCGCCGGCATTGCGCTTGAGCAGATCACCCAGTCGATCCACCTGATCAACGAACGCAACCTGGTCATCGCCAGCGCATCCGAAGAGCAGGCGCAGGTTTCTCGCGAAGTTGACCGCAACCTGGTGAACATCCGCGACCTCGCCACCCAGTCCGCCGCCGGTGCCAATCAGACCAGCGCCGCCACCCACGAACTGTCGCGACTGGCCGTTGATTTGAATGCGATGGTGGCGCGTTTCGTGATTTGA
- a CDS encoding efflux RND transporter permease subunit, whose product MTSLSSHHQDKATFLERLIFNNRPAVIVICLLVSIFLFWQATLIRPSTSFEKMIPLEHPFIQKMMEHRNDLANLGNTVRISVEATDGDIFSKEYMETLRQINDEVFYISGVDRSGLKSLWSPSVRWTEVTEEGFAGGEVIPQSYNGSQQSLDLLRNNVLKSGQVGRLVANDFKSSIVDIPLLESYPDPQDQGKLLALDYRKFSHELEDKIRDKFEKQNPNVQIHIVGFAKKVGDLIDGLVMVVMFFGIAFVITLILLYWFTNCMRSTVAVLSTTLVAVVWQLGLMHFFGFGLDPYSMLVPFLIFAIGISHGVQKINGIALQSSEADNALTAARRTFRQLFLPGMIAILADAVGFITLLIIDIGVIRELAIGASIGVAVIVFTNLILLPVAISYVGISKRAVERSKKDAHREHPFWRLLSNFASPKVAPVSIVLALLAFGGGLWYSQNLKIGDLDQGAPELRPDSRYNKDNNFIISNYSTSSDVLVVMVKTKSEGCSRYEAMAPIDELMWKMQNTEGVQSAISLVTVSKQMIKGMNEGNLKWETLSRNPDVLNNSIARADGLYNNSCSLAPVLVFLNDHKAATLDRAVHAVQDFAKENNKEGLEFILAAGNAGIEAATNEVIKESELTILILVYICVATMCMITFRSWAATLCIVLPLVLTSVLGNALMAFMGIGVKVATLPVVALGVGIGVDYGIYIYSRLESFLRAGLPLQEAYYQTLKSTGKAVLFTGLCLAIGVCTWIFSAIKFQADMGLMLTFMLLWNMFGALWLLPALARFLIKPEKLAGQKGNSLFAH is encoded by the coding sequence ATGACATCCTTGAGCAGCCATCACCAAGACAAGGCGACGTTTCTTGAGCGCCTGATTTTCAACAACCGCCCGGCAGTGATCGTGATCTGCCTGCTGGTGAGCATTTTCCTGTTCTGGCAGGCGACGCTGATCCGGCCGTCCACCAGTTTCGAAAAAATGATCCCGCTCGAGCATCCGTTCATTCAAAAGATGATGGAGCATCGTAACGATCTGGCGAACCTGGGCAACACCGTGCGGATCTCGGTGGAAGCCACCGATGGCGACATCTTCTCCAAGGAGTACATGGAGACCCTGCGTCAGATCAACGACGAGGTGTTCTACATCTCTGGCGTCGACCGTTCCGGCCTCAAGTCGCTGTGGAGTCCGAGCGTACGCTGGACCGAGGTGACGGAGGAGGGCTTCGCCGGCGGTGAAGTGATCCCGCAGAGCTACAACGGCTCCCAGCAAAGCCTCGATCTGCTGCGCAACAACGTGCTCAAGTCCGGGCAGGTCGGTCGTCTGGTAGCCAACGACTTCAAGTCGAGCATCGTCGATATTCCGCTGCTGGAGTCCTACCCGGACCCGCAGGACCAGGGCAAGTTGCTGGCCCTGGACTACCGCAAGTTCTCCCACGAGCTGGAAGACAAGATCCGCGACAAGTTTGAAAAACAAAACCCCAACGTGCAGATCCACATCGTCGGTTTCGCCAAGAAAGTCGGCGACCTGATCGATGGCCTGGTCATGGTGGTGATGTTCTTCGGCATCGCCTTCGTCATCACGCTGATCCTGCTGTACTGGTTCACCAACTGCATGCGCAGCACCGTGGCGGTGTTGAGCACCACGCTGGTGGCGGTGGTCTGGCAGCTCGGCTTGATGCACTTCTTCGGCTTCGGGCTTGATCCGTATTCGATGCTGGTGCCGTTCCTGATCTTCGCCATTGGTATTTCCCACGGCGTGCAGAAGATCAACGGCATCGCGTTGCAGTCCAGTGAGGCCGACAACGCGCTGACCGCCGCGCGGCGCACCTTCCGCCAGTTGTTCCTGCCGGGGATGATCGCGATCCTTGCGGATGCGGTGGGTTTCATCACGTTGCTGATCATCGATATCGGTGTGATCCGCGAACTGGCCATCGGCGCGTCCATCGGCGTGGCGGTGATCGTGTTCACCAACCTGATCCTGTTGCCAGTGGCGATTTCCTACGTCGGCATCAGCAAACGCGCCGTCGAGCGCAGCAAGAAAGACGCACACCGTGAACACCCGTTCTGGCGCCTGTTGTCGAACTTTGCCAGTCCGAAAGTTGCGCCGGTGTCGATCGTCCTGGCCTTGCTGGCCTTCGGTGGCGGCCTCTGGTACAGCCAGAACCTGAAAATCGGCGACCTCGACCAGGGTGCTCCAGAGTTGCGTCCGGACTCGCGCTACAACAAGGACAACAACTTCATCATCAGTAACTACTCCACCAGCTCCGATGTGCTGGTGGTGATGGTCAAGACCAAATCCGAAGGTTGCTCGCGCTACGAAGCCATGGCGCCGATCGACGAGCTGATGTGGAAGATGCAGAACACCGAGGGCGTGCAGTCGGCGATTTCCTTGGTGACCGTGTCCAAACAGATGATCAAGGGCATGAACGAGGGCAACCTGAAATGGGAAACCCTGTCGCGCAACCCGGACGTGCTGAACAACTCCATTGCCCGGGCTGATGGTTTGTACAACAACAGTTGCTCCCTGGCACCGGTGCTGGTGTTCCTCAACGATCACAAGGCTGCAACGCTTGATCGCGCGGTCCATGCCGTGCAGGACTTCGCCAAGGAAAACAACAAGGAAGGCCTGGAATTCATCCTTGCCGCCGGTAACGCCGGCATCGAGGCGGCCACCAACGAGGTGATCAAGGAATCCGAGCTGACCATCCTGATCCTCGTCTACATCTGCGTCGCGACCATGTGCATGATCACCTTCCGTTCCTGGGCGGCGACCTTGTGCATCGTGTTGCCACTGGTGCTGACCTCGGTGCTCGGTAACGCCCTGATGGCCTTCATGGGCATCGGCGTGAAAGTCGCGACCCTGCCGGTGGTGGCACTGGGTGTAGGGATTGGCGTGGACTACGGGATCTACATCTACAGCCGACTGGAAAGTTTCCTGCGTGCTGGCCTGCCGTTGCAGGAAGCCTATTACCAGACCTTGAAATCCACGGGTAAAGCCGTGTTGTTCACCGGTCTGTGCCTGGCCATCGGCGTGTGCACCTGGATCTTCTCGGCCATCAAGTTCCAGGCCGACATGGGCCTGATGCTGACCTTCATGCTGCTCTGGAACATGTTCGGTGCGCTGTGGCTGTTGCCGGCGCTGGCACGGTTCCTGATCAAACCGGAGAAACTGGCGGGGCAGAAGGGCAATTCGTTGTTTGCTCACTGA
- a CDS encoding WD40/YVTN/BNR-like repeat-containing protein — protein sequence MSEPVMGVGTCRPPALRKFALLATALSLLGCAVLSAPVLAAAAPATDVVYSVESAKASKSLMLDVVHAGKRLVAVGDRGHILYSDDQGATWTQAKVPTRQLLTSVYFVDDKHGWAVGHDAQILASEDGGVTWTKQFEDLKRESPLLDVWFQDANSGFAVGAYGALLATTDGGKNWEDASDRLDNEDQYHLNGIAAIKDAGLFVVGEQGSMFRSADWGQTWEKLEGPYEGSLFGVIGTAQANTLLAYGLRGNLFRSTDFGSTWEPVELKAARGALEFGLSGATLLDDGSIVIVGNGGSVIRSNDNGETFSVFNRPDRISVAAVTAAGNGNLILAGQGGVRITSPTGAGAENGKNGSSK from the coding sequence ATGAGTGAGCCTGTCATGGGTGTGGGTACCTGCCGCCCGCCGGCACTGCGCAAATTCGCGTTGCTGGCTACAGCGCTCTCGCTGTTGGGCTGTGCCGTGTTGTCGGCACCTGTGCTGGCCGCCGCGGCGCCGGCAACCGACGTTGTTTATTCCGTTGAATCCGCGAAGGCCAGCAAAAGCCTGATGCTCGACGTCGTGCACGCCGGCAAGCGCCTGGTGGCGGTCGGCGATCGCGGGCACATCCTGTATTCCGATGACCAGGGCGCAACCTGGACCCAGGCCAAGGTGCCGACCCGGCAACTGCTGACCTCGGTCTATTTTGTCGACGACAAGCACGGCTGGGCCGTCGGCCATGATGCACAGATCCTCGCCAGCGAGGACGGCGGCGTCACATGGACCAAGCAATTTGAAGATCTGAAACGCGAATCGCCGCTGCTCGACGTCTGGTTCCAGGACGCCAACAGCGGCTTTGCCGTGGGCGCTTACGGCGCGCTGCTGGCCACCACCGATGGCGGCAAGAACTGGGAAGACGCCAGCGATCGCCTCGACAACGAAGACCAGTACCACCTCAACGGCATTGCCGCGATCAAGGATGCCGGGCTGTTCGTCGTCGGCGAACAGGGCAGTATGTTCCGCTCCGCCGACTGGGGCCAGACCTGGGAAAAGCTTGAAGGCCCATACGAAGGTTCGCTGTTCGGCGTGATCGGCACCGCTCAGGCCAACACGCTGCTGGCCTACGGTCTGCGTGGCAACCTGTTCCGCTCCACCGATTTCGGCAGCACCTGGGAACCGGTCGAGCTGAAAGCGGCCCGCGGTGCACTGGAGTTCGGCCTGTCCGGCGCAACCTTGCTCGACGACGGTTCCATCGTGATCGTCGGCAACGGTGGCAGTGTAATCCGCAGCAACGACAACGGCGAAACCTTCAGCGTGTTCAACCGCCCGGATCGTATTTCAGTCGCGGCGGTGACTGCAGCGGGCAACGGCAATCTGATCCTGGCAGGGCAGGGCGGCGTTCGCATCACTTCGCCAACCGGCGCCGGCGCAGAGAATGGAAAAAACGGGTCGTCCAAATGA
- a CDS encoding ElyC/SanA/YdcF family protein yields MVQSISGSLSIQPLQINTHTQASTPISKELETVCQGKAEFVLTKENRQAEFATSKGFVKTSQFFGTVPRSYSSTSSATILSSDQIKANAKSNLNTALTMHNLIKEGYELAKHKPESTSPRIELATRIQSSLSEAANDRLSILAGPIGMVVDSGNVTSSTPATCSVDQWLQQHDRADCYIVLNGNNDETYVSFIAEKLADSKHINFITSGFGGHGTTDRHAIATNKTEGDRFKELLMEKGIEPQRITVDPFSTNSGQNAINVADIINRDIGDGKPLGTVVVSGTPAAVFRQTYTYAQQLKVNSETPFQIESFPFCDEAKYTTLADNLAVIREFSTTLNYLFNTQYLPGDASVYPDAFFSSARECLATFADKLTADYPKDAAENEEVVSAIRIIDQSMIERFKSGMLTSEDKTAVRKADDFFRSLFNPLELTFNRDVV; encoded by the coding sequence ATGGTTCAGTCAATAAGCGGCTCCTTATCCATCCAACCTCTTCAAATCAACACCCACACCCAGGCTTCGACCCCCATTTCAAAAGAGTTGGAAACTGTTTGCCAAGGTAAAGCAGAATTCGTACTGACCAAAGAAAACAGGCAAGCCGAATTCGCTACTTCTAAGGGTTTCGTCAAAACGTCTCAGTTCTTTGGCACCGTACCGCGCTCTTATTCGAGTACCTCCAGCGCTACGATATTGTCGTCCGATCAGATCAAGGCTAACGCGAAAAGCAACCTGAATACCGCGTTAACCATGCACAACCTGATAAAAGAGGGATATGAACTCGCTAAACACAAACCTGAAAGCACCTCGCCGCGCATAGAACTCGCCACGCGCATTCAGTCCAGCTTGAGTGAGGCTGCCAACGATCGTCTATCCATACTTGCCGGTCCGATTGGTATGGTCGTAGACAGCGGCAATGTCACATCCTCCACCCCTGCTACATGCAGCGTGGATCAGTGGTTACAGCAACATGACAGAGCAGATTGCTACATTGTCCTGAACGGCAACAACGACGAAACCTATGTCTCGTTCATTGCTGAAAAACTCGCGGACAGCAAACACATCAATTTTATTACCAGTGGATTCGGTGGCCACGGCACGACGGATCGTCATGCGATCGCTACCAACAAGACCGAGGGTGACCGCTTCAAGGAACTGCTGATGGAAAAAGGCATCGAGCCACAGCGGATCACCGTTGATCCGTTCTCGACCAACAGCGGTCAAAACGCGATTAACGTCGCCGACATCATCAACCGGGACATTGGAGATGGAAAACCACTGGGCACGGTGGTTGTCAGTGGTACGCCCGCCGCAGTCTTTCGACAAACCTATACCTACGCTCAGCAGCTCAAGGTGAACAGCGAAACGCCGTTTCAGATCGAGTCATTCCCGTTCTGTGACGAGGCCAAATACACCACACTCGCTGATAATCTGGCGGTTATTCGAGAGTTTTCTACCACGCTTAATTATTTGTTCAACACCCAGTATCTTCCTGGTGATGCGAGCGTCTACCCTGACGCGTTTTTTTCCTCGGCTCGGGAATGCCTGGCTACGTTCGCTGATAAGTTGACTGCGGACTACCCGAAAGATGCTGCTGAAAATGAAGAGGTTGTCAGCGCCATACGAATAATCGACCAATCGATGATTGAGCGATTCAAATCGGGGATGCTGACCTCGGAAGACAAAACAGCTGTACGTAAAGCCGACGACTTTTTCAGGTCGCTCTTCAATCCACTAGAACTCACCTTCAATCGCGACGTCGTGTAA